The Streptomyces sp. NBC_00454 DNA segment CCACGGCGTGGACGCGGCCGCCCTCGGCGAGGATGCGGTGGACGGTGGCCTGGCCGATGCCGGAGCCGCCGCCGGTGATGAGGACGCGACGTCCTTCGTAACGGTTCATGAGGACGAGCGTACTCCCGTCATGACACGTTTTGCCACCCTGTCAAAGCGTGCATTACCTCCTCGGGCTGAGGGTATTCTTCCCTCGTGAGATCCCCTCGTCCGTACTCTCCCCAGGCCGGCCCCGGAGCCCAGTCGCTGAACGAGCGCCGCAAGGCCGCCACCCAGCTCGACATCGCCCGCGCGGCCTGCGAACTCTTCGCCGAGCACGGCCCCGACGGCACCACCGCCGAGGACATCGCCCACCGGGCGGGCGTGGCGCTGCGCACGTTCTACCGCTACTTCCGCAACAAGCAGGAGGCCGTGGCCCCGCTGCTCGCGGGCGGCGGTGACGCCTGGCGCGCCCTGCTCGCCGAGGAAGACCCCGGCACCCCGCTCGCGCAGGCCCTGGAACGCGCGGTCACCCGCGCGCTCACCGAGCCCCAGGCCATCGACGAAGGCCTGGAGGTCACCCGCGGGCTGCTGCGCGCCGCCGCGACCGACGAGGCGCTGCGCGCCGTCTGGTACCGGGTCAACCAGGACTCCGAGGAGAACCTGGTCCCCGTGATCTCCCGCCTCGCCGGCCCGGACGCCGACCTCCTGTCCATCCGCCTCCTCGCGGCGGCGGCCACCGACGCGATCCGCATCGCCCTGGAACTCTGGTCCGCCACGGACGCCCCGCCCCTGGGCCCCGGCTCCCCCTCGGACCTGGCGCTCCGCTGCCTGCGCGACCTCACGGGCGCGATGCCGCTGCTGCGCCCTTCCCCCTGAGAGGACCCCCTTGCAGACCGAGACCACCTTCACCGCCGGCGGCACGAAGCACACGATCAGCCGGCTCGACGTCCAAGCGGCGTCGGCCCGTCTGGTGCCCGTTCACAGTGAGCACATGCCGAACAACTCGTGGTACGTGCTCGTCGGCACGGACCTCCACACCCCGGTCGACCTGGTCAACCACGCGTCTGGCAGCAAGCTCGACGACGTGGAACCCGCCCGCCGCATCCTGCACGATCTGGGCTTCCCGCTCTTCTGCCTGGCCTGGGGCAAACTCCTCAAGGGCCACCCCGAACACGCCGACTACTGAGTCGGCCGCAGGAACCGCTGCGACTTCTGCTCCAGATGCGCGGCGAAGAAGGCGGGGGCGTCGGGGCGCATCCGGGCCAGGGCGACCATCGCCGTCACGATGACGTCGGCG contains these protein-coding regions:
- a CDS encoding TetR/AcrR family transcriptional regulator — encoded protein: MRSPRPYSPQAGPGAQSLNERRKAATQLDIARAACELFAEHGPDGTTAEDIAHRAGVALRTFYRYFRNKQEAVAPLLAGGGDAWRALLAEEDPGTPLAQALERAVTRALTEPQAIDEGLEVTRGLLRAAATDEALRAVWYRVNQDSEENLVPVISRLAGPDADLLSIRLLAAAATDAIRIALELWSATDAPPLGPGSPSDLALRCLRDLTGAMPLLRPSP